CTGATCTGCGCCTCGCGCATAGCTGGGAAGACGGCTTCGAGATCGCGCTGCACCTGAGCGAGAATCTGCTCGCGGGGTTGATCCAGATAGCGATGCGCGCCGCTGATGGAAACAGTGAGATATTGTCCGGCGGCCAGGTCCAGCCCAAGCAGCCTGCCCTTATCAAAGACCCAGTAACTTTCTTCGCGCCCGATGACCGCCGCCAGGGGTTCAGGCACTATGACACGATCCAGCCAGAGGTTCACGCCAACGATAGGAGAGACACCAAGCTGGGCGGCGTGCGCGAAGAAAAACTGGCTGCGCCAGGCGGCAGGAGCCAGCCCGGCCAGGGCATAGTGTGGCAGCGCCAGCACGATCTGGCTGGCGGGCAGGACTTCGCCATTTGCCAGGCACACGCCCACCAGCCGATCATCTTCCACATCAAGCGCGATGGCGCGGCAGCCCAGCCGCAGCACCGCGCCACGCTCCAGCAGGTAGCGTTCAGTCGCTTCGCAGAGCAGGTCGCTCAGCCCGACGGTGGCGTAGCCAATGCGCGCTCCGCCCGCGTGGCGCAGCAAGCCCTCTTGAAAGACCATCAGCGCCAGACCCGCGCTGGCTCGCTCGCACTCCTCGTTCAGGGTCGGCAGGATAATCAGGTTCCAGAGGTATTTGATGGATCGCTCGCTTTCACCATGCGCGCGCAGCCAGTCGGCAAAGCTGATATGGTCATGGGTGACGCGCCCCCTTCGGCCCGCCCGCGCAATGGCCGCCAGGGTGCGGGCGGCTCGCAGCTTTTCGCGCCAGGAAAGCGTGGGCAGGAGCAGAAACGACGAGAAGAGATGCAGCGGCGCTGGCAGCGGGACGCGCGCCGCTTCCAGCGCGGTTCGCCTATGTTCCGCATCGAAGATAGGCACGCGTACCCGCGTCTGCATGTGGGTGGCCCCCGCGATGCCCAGGCGCTGCAAGAAATGCCGATAAGCGGTGCAACAGCCCAGGAAGACGTGCTGCCCGTTATCAACAGGCATGCCCGTCTGCTCGTCGCGGAAGGACCACGTTTTGCCCCCGAGAAACGGGCGCGCTTCCACCAATGTCACCGACAGGCCAGCGTCGGCCAGATCGCAGGCGGCTGCGATTCCGGCCAGACCGCCGCCCACCACTACAATGCTGGAGAGAGTCCCAGGCATGATGCCACCGCCTCACTGGTAAAGCCCCAGAACCAGAGCCAGGCCGTCAATTGCGTTTTCTCCAGGGTTGACAGGCTGATACGCTTACTGAAAACATCGTAGTTGGCCGCTTCGATGCGGCTGAGAATCTCGGAATAAAGCCCCTGCAAGACGGCGGTACACATGCGCGAGCGCGGCGACAAGAGCGGCAAGAGCCTCGCGCCGCTGGCAAAGTATTTGTGCGCCCGCCGCGCCTGATAGCGCATCAACGAGCGGAATGGATCAGTGAGGCGGCCAGCTAGAATATCCTCTTCGCTGACGCCAAAGTTGCGCAGTTCCTGCTGCGGCAGATAGATGCGCCCGCGCTCGGCGTCCTCTTTTAGATCGCGCAGGATGTTCGTGAGTTGCATAGCAATGCCCAGGTCAATGGCAAAAGTTCTGGCCTGGGGCTGGCGATAGCCAAAGATTTCGATGCAGATCAGCCCGATCACCGAGGCAGCGCGATAGCAATAACCGCGCAGCGCCTCGAACGTCCGATAGCGCGATGCCTCGATGTCCATTGCCATGCCTTCGATCAACGCCTCGAAATAGGCGATGGGTATGGGATAGCGGATCGTCGCATCATGGAGCGCGATAGTCACGAGGTCGGCTGGCTGCCCGGCATAGCACTGGTGTAAGCGTCGCCTGGCGACCTCAAGCGCGTGCAGTTTC
The nucleotide sequence above comes from Ktedonobacterales bacterium. Encoded proteins:
- the hpnE gene encoding hydroxysqualene dehydroxylase HpnE, translated to MPGTLSSIVVVGGGLAGIAAACDLADAGLSVTLVEARPFLGGKTWSFRDEQTGMPVDNGQHVFLGCCTAYRHFLQRLGIAGATHMQTRVRVPIFDAEHRRTALEAARVPLPAPLHLFSSFLLLPTLSWREKLRAARTLAAIARAGRRGRVTHDHISFADWLRAHGESERSIKYLWNLIILPTLNEECERASAGLALMVFQEGLLRHAGGARIGYATVGLSDLLCEATERYLLERGAVLRLGCRAIALDVEDDRLVGVCLANGEVLPASQIVLALPHYALAGLAPAAWRSQFFFAHAAQLGVSPIVGVNLWLDRVIVPEPLAAVIGREESYWVFDKGRLLGLDLAAGQYLTVSISGAHRYLDQPREQILAQVQRDLEAVFPAMREAQISHALVIKERQATFSAAPGSLTHRLPTETPVRGLYLAGAWTDTGWPATMEGAVRSGHAAAQAILRSSSANTLAAPVRVALTSRPLSYTEQQPSD
- the hpnD gene encoding presqualene diphosphate synthase HpnD, with the protein product MSAEQSWTTPDIYEAYQACQQITKREAKNFYYGFISLPDPKRYAIYAAYAFSRQCDDAVDSQASGYEKLHALEVARRRLHQCYAGQPADLVTIALHDATIRYPIPIAYFEALIEGMAMDIEASRYRTFEALRGYCYRAASVIGLICIEIFGYRQPQARTFAIDLGIAMQLTNILRDLKEDAERGRIYLPQQELRNFGVSEEDILAGRLTDPFRSLMRYQARRAHKYFASGARLLPLLSPRSRMCTAVLQGLYSEILSRIEAANYDVFSKRISLSTLEKTQLTAWLWFWGFTSEAVASCLGLSPAL